A region of the Rhizobium binae genome:
CGCAATTTCGGCCTGCCGATGAGCGACCTCGTGCAGGAGGGCTATGTCGGCCTGCTGGAGGCAGCCGCGCGTTTCGAACCGGAACGCGACGTGCGCTTTTCGACCTATGCCAGCTGGTGGATCCGGGCGTCGATCCAGGACTATATCCTGCGCAACTGGTCGATCGTGCGCGGCGGCACGAGTTCGGCGCAGAAGGCGCTCTTCTTCAATCTGCGCCGCCTGCGCGCCAAGCTCGCCAAGGGCGACACGCAACTGACACTGCAATCCATTCATCAGGAAATTGCCGCCGCCCTAGGCGTCAGTCTTGCCGACGTTCAGACCATGGATGCCAGGCTTTCCGGCAACGATGCTTCGCTGCAGGCGCCATCCGTCTCCGGCGATGCCGAGAGCGCCGAGAAGATGGATTTTCTCGTCAGCGACGACCCGCTGCCCGACGAACAGGTCTCCAACATGATCGACGGCGAACGCCGCCGCATCTGGCTAGCCTCGGCGTTGAAGCATCTCAACGAACGCGAAATGAAGATCATCAGCGCACGGCGGCTGGCCGAAGATGGCGCCACGCTCGAGGAGCTCGGCGCCGATCTCGGCATTTCCAAGGAGCGGGTGCGCCAGATCGAAAGCCGGGCGATGGAAAAACTTCGCACCGCGCTGGTCAGCGCCGACCCGCATATGGCGGCCTACGCTTGAATCTTTCCCCTCCAGCAGCACTGACTGGCCCGGCTTAAGCCGGGCTTTTTTTACTCGGCAATGATCTTGACGCGATCGCCGGGCGAAACGGCTGCACCCGTGGGCAGGGCATTGATGAGCTTGAAGAGATCGAGCTTGCGGTCGGTGCCCATCATGCGGGCTGCGAGCGTCGAGACATTCTCGCCCGGCCGCACCGTGACGACACGGATGCGCAGCGGCTTCAGCGAGGCGGCTTCCGCCGGGGTCATGCGCCGGAAACTCGCGCGCAGGACATCGGCCGTCGGCTCAAGGGCGTCGCTGCCTTTCGGCACCGCGGTCAAGAAACGGAAGATCTGCGCATTGTTGCGGATCACGGTGACATCGAAATCCCAGCGGTCGGCGCTGGCGCGCGCGGTCGCAGCTTCCATGCCATTGACGGTGATCTGCTGGATGGTCGACGGGTCGAGGCCGGTGACCCAGCCGCTGGAGATATAATTGGTGAGGCTCTGGTTCTGGTTGTCGGCGACGCCATCGAAGCGGACGGCGATGTCGTTCGGACCGGTCGCCATCACAGCCTCGACCTTGTTGTCGATGTGGAAGTCCGGAGGAACGTCGAAGCGGATGCCGAGACCGCCGTGCAGGAAGGTCTGGCCGCGCACATAACCTTCCTCCGGGCTGTCGCCGTACAGCAGACCGTCTATGCCGTCGAGATAATAATCGCGGCCCTTGTCGCCGACCGAACCTTCCTGGCCGAAGGCCCGCGCATGGGTGCGGGCGAGATCGATGCGCTGTGCGGAATTCGGGTGGCTCGACAGGAAGTCGAGGCTCTGGTCGGCCTCCGGGTCGACCGACATGAAGCGGCTGTAAGCTGCCATGGAATCGAGGAAGCGGGCGGCGGCGTAGGGATCGTAGCCGGCTTCGCCGAGCATGCGCACACCGATGACATCAGCCTGCAACTCCTGCTGCCGGGAGAAGGCGGCGAGCCGCAGCTTGCCGCGGGCCAGCGCCTGTTTGCCGGCGATATCGCTGGAGAGCACCTCGGCGACGACGCGGCTGGCGATGACCTCCGCCTCTTCGCGCTTCTGCCGCTCGATGCCGTGGTTCGCCGTCACGTGGCCCATTTCGTGCGACAGCACGGCGGCGACCTCCGAGGCGTCGTTGGCAAGGGCGAGCAGGCCGCGGGTGACGTAGAGATAACCGCCCGGCAGTGCAAAGGCGTTGATGGCCGGCGAGTTCAGAATGGTGATGCGGTAGGACTGGCTCGGATTTTCCGATACCGCCGTCAGCGCGCCGGCGATGCGGGCGACGAGACGCTCGGTCTTGGCATCCTTATATTCGCCGCCGTAGCTTGCCACGATGCGCGGATGCTCGCGGGCGCCCATCGCCGCACGCGGGTCGTTCTTCTGCACCTCATCAACGATCTGCGGATTGGAAGACGGCGATATGCTGGGCTGATAGGATTGTTCGATCAGCGATTGACACCCGTTCAGCGCCATTGCGACGGCTGAAAGCAGCATGAGACGGCGCGCGAAACGGCGCGGCGCGGAGATGACATCACTGGAAAGCGCGGGCGATTTCCACGTCGTCAGGCTGTCCAGTCTGGTTCTCCGCATCATGTCACTGCTTTGCCGGTTTGCCGCAGATCGAGACCGGCCTTGGCAAGGGAAACTCAACAGGTGCGCACCCCTGATCTCGCGCTGCACAATAGGCCGATACAAGTCCTTGCTGTAGCTGATTTACGCATCGGTTGCATAGCGAGACTCTACTTAATTGTGGCGCCGTTGCATTTTGGCAATGCCTCAATCGTTGAGGCCCCCTTCGCTCGGATGAAATTATGGCGAAAGTTCTGTCATGCGGGGCAGATTTGGCGGCGGCGCGGAAAAAGAACGGAGTGATCGAGGCAATCCCTGCGCTAACAGCAACAGCGCGCGAAAATCACAACTCCTGATCGTGATTTCCGCGGGGCGGCGCCTGTTATGACGCAATCCAGTTACGATCGGGCTATTCCGCCGCTTCCGCCGTTGCCGGTTGCGGTTGCTTCGTCTCGCTGGCACGCGGCAGTTGCACGGGCTTCAGCATCACGGCGGCGGCAAGGCCGATCAGGGCAATGGCGCAGGAGGTCATGAAGAGCGTCGAGAAGGCAGCGGCATAGATATCCGCGACGGCTTGACGGCTGGCTTCGGGAAGGGCAGCCATCATCTTCGGCGTCAGCTGTTCGATATCGGCGACACCGGCAATGGGAACGCCGGCCTTGCCGAGCCCGGAGGCTATGATCGCACCGTAGATGGAAATGGCGATCGAGGCGCCGCCCATGCGCGAGAGCGTCACCGAACCGGTCGCGGCGCCGACGTCGCGGGCGGGTGCGGCATTCTGCACGCCGATCACGGGAACCTGCTGGGCAAGGCCGATACCGATTCCATGCAGCAGCATGATCGCGCCAATGAAGGCGATCGGCGTTCCGGCGTAGGTCTGCGACATCAGCGCGAAGGCGAGGGCGCTGCAGCTGAGGCTTGCAATGGCGAAGGGTTTGTAACGTCCCGTCCTGGAGATGATGCGGCCCGCGGACAGCGATCCGCAGACGAGGCCGCCTGTGAGGAGGATGAAGAGAAGGCCGGCGGCGGAAGGCGAAAGACCCGTCGTCGTCTGCAAGAAGAGAGCGAAGTAGTTGACCATGCCGATGGCAATGGCGCCGCCCATGATCGAGATGATCAGCAGCAGGCTGAAGGTCGAATTGCGGAAAAGCTGCAGGGGAACGATCGGCTCCGGTGCGCGGCGCTCGACGAAAACCCAGGCGACGGCGCAAACCGCGCCGAAGGCGACGACGCCGACACTTTGCGGCGATATCAATGCGCCGAACAATTCGCTACCATCGGTGGCAAGCACGACGCTCGTCGTCGTCAGCGCAAGCAGCAGCGCACCGGCGTAATCGATCTTGGGGCGGCGATGCGGTTTGCGGTAAGGGAGCATGAAGGCCAGCCCGGTCAGCGCGATGAAGCCGATCGGCACGTTGACGAGGAAAATCGAGCGCCAGCCGAAGAGGTCGCTCATCGTGCCGCCAAGCACCGGGCCTATGGCGCCGGAAGCCATCAGCACCAGGCTGGAATAGCTCTGATAGCGCGCCCGCTCGCGCGGCTCGAACAGATCGGCGTTGACGGCAAAGATCGATACCATGATGCCGCCGCCGCCGAGGCCCTGCAGCACGCGGGCCGCGATCAGCGTATCCATCGAGACGGCAAGGCCGCAGACGGCAGAGCCGACGGTGAAGATTGCGATCGCGGTCATCATCACGTATTTGCGGCCAAAGAGATCGCCGAGCTTGCCGTAGAGCGGCATGACGGCGCTGAGCGCCAGAAGATAGGCCGAGCCGATCCAGCCGAACCGTTCGAGGTGGC
Encoded here:
- a CDS encoding RNA polymerase factor sigma-32, which encodes MKNMSADRRMIKIAMAAPYLARQEEHDLATRWKDHDDRGARNQIAMAHMRLVISMAGKFRNFGLPMSDLVQEGYVGLLEAAARFEPERDVRFSTYASWWIRASIQDYILRNWSIVRGGTSSAQKALFFNLRRLRAKLAKGDTQLTLQSIHQEIAAALGVSLADVQTMDARLSGNDASLQAPSVSGDAESAEKMDFLVSDDPLPDEQVSNMIDGERRRIWLASALKHLNEREMKIISARRLAEDGATLEELGADLGISKERVRQIESRAMEKLRTALVSADPHMAAYA
- a CDS encoding M48 family metalloprotease, coding for MMRRTRLDSLTTWKSPALSSDVISAPRRFARRLMLLSAVAMALNGCQSLIEQSYQPSISPSSNPQIVDEVQKNDPRAAMGAREHPRIVASYGGEYKDAKTERLVARIAGALTAVSENPSQSYRITILNSPAINAFALPGGYLYVTRGLLALANDASEVAAVLSHEMGHVTANHGIERQKREEAEVIASRVVAEVLSSDIAGKQALARGKLRLAAFSRQQELQADVIGVRMLGEAGYDPYAAARFLDSMAAYSRFMSVDPEADQSLDFLSSHPNSAQRIDLARTHARAFGQEGSVGDKGRDYYLDGIDGLLYGDSPEEGYVRGQTFLHGGLGIRFDVPPDFHIDNKVEAVMATGPNDIAVRFDGVADNQNQSLTNYISSGWVTGLDPSTIQQITVNGMEAATARASADRWDFDVTVIRNNAQIFRFLTAVPKGSDALEPTADVLRASFRRMTPAEAASLKPLRIRVVTVRPGENVSTLAARMMGTDRKLDLFKLINALPTGAAVSPGDRVKIIAE
- a CDS encoding MDR family MFS transporter, which gives rise to MDMQLAPAPLVTDPRRRLILFFFLMTAMFMATLDNQIVSTALPTIVGEFGHLERFGWIGSAYLLALSAVMPLYGKLGDLFGRKYVMMTAIAIFTVGSAVCGLAVSMDTLIAARVLQGLGGGGIMVSIFAVNADLFEPRERARYQSYSSLVLMASGAIGPVLGGTMSDLFGWRSIFLVNVPIGFIALTGLAFMLPYRKPHRRPKIDYAGALLLALTTTSVVLATDGSELFGALISPQSVGVVAFGAVCAVAWVFVERRAPEPIVPLQLFRNSTFSLLLIISIMGGAIAIGMVNYFALFLQTTTGLSPSAAGLLFILLTGGLVCGSLSAGRIISRTGRYKPFAIASLSCSALAFALMSQTYAGTPIAFIGAIMLLHGIGIGLAQQVPVIGVQNAAPARDVGAATGSVTLSRMGGASIAISIYGAIIASGLGKAGVPIAGVADIEQLTPKMMAALPEASRQAVADIYAAAFSTLFMTSCAIALIGLAAAVMLKPVQLPRASETKQPQPATAEAAE